TTGCATTAGTCTAGAGCAGAAAGCAAACTGATGCAATGGCACAAATCAGTTTAACCATCACCCCCTCAATGCAGACCAGCCCAAGCTCAGCTGTGTAGCATGATGTGTCTGGCATGTGAGAAGAGGAGATTGAGTAGGGGGTGTGGGGAAGGAGAACCCAGCCAAGCTATTAGTTAGCAAAGAGGAAATTTAAATACAAAAGTACAAAAAATTTCCCCACTAGCTTGGCTGGAGGATATAACTGATTGGTTCTCCTCCTCACATGGCAACCAGAGATACATGCAATTCAGCTTGGGCTGGCCAGTGTTGAGGCACTGAACTGATTTGCACCACTGCATTTGTTGGTGGTCTGCTCCTGACTAATGCAATGGTGGGCACTGTATGCTGTCACTTCTCCATCTGAAGAATACAATTGCAAAATACTACAGAAATAaaaattttcctttatcttcattcAATCCTACCCTACTCCtagttttttcttctacttcattcAATCCTATTCCTAGTTTATGTACACTGTCCAAATTAATAATGCCATGAATCTTGTTGGATAAGATGAATTTATCCTACTGTTGGATATAGCTTAATTACTGACCTTAAGGTTAGATGCTTTCACTCCACGTGTTTGAGTTTTGATTGAAGCGCACGTGGTTGTCAATAATCTGAAAGAGCTCTGGTGGCTGAGGTATGCGGCCTGTCTCCAGCTTTGACCAAACAGGAACATCTGAAAATATACTCTTCTTTAACACACAAGCTAGCTTGAACAACTGTCACAATAGCAGTAGGTATTTCTAAATGATCATATTATTAGAGCAAAACCAGGAACAAACTTAGAGATGGATGATAGGTGAGTAAAGTAAGTTCATAGAAGGATTATCACTGTAGGCTTCTTGCAGCCCTTAAGATAATCATATCATTAATGATATGAAAACTTACCATTAAAGGAGATCTCAAATGCACCTGTAGAAATGAGCTGCCCCTCAATGGCATTACAGAGGAAGAAGACCATCATGCAGGCATAGATCTTGTTGTTGACGAACCATGTCCACCAGGAGGGAGTTTCCTGCCCAAGCCACTCCCACATGTTAATCCCGGCAATTATCATTACTATGAAGAGGAGTTTGGCAGCTCCCTGGGAAATAAGAAtacatttcttaattcttttgcTCATACTTCTTGAAATAGAAATATTAACTTTGGTGAGAAtacatttcttaattcttttgcTCATACTTCTTGAAATATAAACTTTGGTGACAAACTACTTTAGAGACTAGTTAAACAAAATTTACTAAATCTAGTTTACatttgtaatttctttttctttcccttgcaaAAAGAGGATGTGCATGGTTCATTCTTGCCCCTGAGCACCCTGACTATCAGACACTGAGAAGCCCTTAGAAAGTTTAGGAGGGGCCTGCTGGGGCATGTGTGCCTATGCCCCAAGATCCCCCCCTGACCAGCCTTGTCTAGTCCATACCATGTGATGCCATGATCACATAACATCCCTAAAGACACCACACACTATCCAATATTGACTCAGAGTGGTTCCTATCATGGTGCCATCAACAACTGGTATATTCTTGCTAGTTTCCTTGAGTCTATTGTTAAGCCTTCCACCAACCCATTGTATACTTTCCAGCCTCTTACTTCAATATCAATAAACTGATAATAATTAAGATTCCCAGTCTGCTTATGTTAGGGTATACTTTGTTCAGTATTGCTAGACACAAGGCCCTCCCTACACTCTGCCTCAAATAGCATGCCTGGCTTAATCTTTTCCAATACCAATTTTTCCTACCCAACATGAACAAATTACTTCATGTATGTTACTCCCTGCCTGAGATGATTGTGGGCAAACATAACCCGTGAAGAATTGTAGTAGCGTTACTCACAAGCATCTGCGCCATCCACATCTTCCAATCAGGTGGAGGGTAGTTGTCCCCCAAGATGGAGATTTCAGGATATTTTTCTCGCAGGATGTTGGCATACTGCTCAAAAACCTTCTTGTAACCTCACGAGTAACTGCAAGAGATGGGATAATTAGACTGCATTTGCTCAAATTTCATATCTAATTAATAAAACcagaaataccagagagagagagagagtaatgcatCCCTTTCTCATATGAGGCCCTGTGTGCCAAACAATCGTAACCCTGAAATTTGAGATTTTGAGATAATGGCTACTCCATGGAGTAGAGGGGTGTAAAAGTTGTATGGTGATGCTGGCCAAGCCAAATCCAACCTTCTAGGTACCTACAGCAAGGTGCAAAGTTCAgcaaaaacatgtgaaaaaaagTAGCAAGATACCTGCTCAATTCTGTGCCAAAGAACAGTAACCTTCCCAGCCCAGCTGTTGCTGCCTGACGTGCGTGACCCAATCAGCAGCGAGTACGGCTGTGACGTCACTCCCACGCCGCACCTCAGCCAATGACAGCTAtgtttacgctctctctctcccccccttgaCATGTGTGTGTCAGACTAGCCCTTTAACTCGTAAGgattaatatttactttttttcgctcgaaaaaaaaaaaaaaaaaataaataaataaaaataaaaaaataaataaataaaaaatgtacttTTACAACTATCATGAAACCTTCACATATTCCAAATTAAAACAAGCATTCTTAAAATAATAACTTAGAAatattttaagaaaaaaaaaattactgctaCTGAGTGGGGGTTTAATTAATCCAATGTTAATAAACCGGAAATCTTCTGATTTACTATCAAACCCTAAATAACTAAACAGAACTACCCAAGACCTTTCATTTCATGTATAATACTTACATATATTCTGACCAATCTTAGGTGTGTAATCAGTGTTTAACTTTAAGCGCGTTTTACTGAAAAGTAGGATTTTCGGGTTATGATTGTTTGGCACGCGGGGCCTCATATGTAACAACTAGATAAGTAGGTACATACACATAGGACAGATAAGCCAGTAGGAGAATAGCGTtaataccataccataccacaaCACGACACCACCTAACCTGCCCTATCCTGCCATGGCTTAACTCACAGGACACTCAGTATACCACtcatatgaaggaaaaatggaggagatctctagacacacacacacacatacacttgagacttggaacagtttgagtgaagaagtggtgtcagcaacgagtgtgcatagttttaaagaaaaattggataagtgtagataaggAGACGGGGCTACACGaacgtaaagcccaggccctgtaaaactacaactaggtaaatacacacacacacacacactctaccacctctacaactctcttccttttcaatttctctctatccatctctcaCTACCTCTCCATCACAAAACTACAGATGTCAGCAACCATGCAGGATGTGGTGGAGGTCATGGTTAAGTAAATATTCAATTTCTGAAGTCGAGAGTTGCAACAGACTTCATCATTACATTTGGAGTTCCTGAATTTTCTGACTGAATTTTGAATCCTGAGTAAAGGTTGATCTCCCAATCTTTTGGCTGAATATCTGACCTTCAGAAATTGATCTACACACCAGGAAATGTCAATATACAGTATACCTGATAAGGTTAGATTAAAAACATTATATAGCTATCTGATAAAGTTGATTGTGGTTGTTAGATTAATTCAGAGGCCTCAAGGGGTTGTCTTTCTGGCATACATTTTACATGCTGTAAAATTCTGTTAATTTCTGCACTGATAATTAAAAATTTCCAACAGTCCACTTTTTTAAGGCTGggtgaaataaattaaattcATAGCCAAAATTAGGTCCCTGTGCAAATTCAAACCAGACTCCAGAAGCACCCTAGCAGTGAAGGGTGGAAGTAAACACTGCCACTGACGTTCCCGACTCATACCAACACATTAGTAGTGGACAGGGACCAATGGTATTTTTACAGTCTTTCACCATAATCAAC
The window above is part of the Portunus trituberculatus isolate SZX2019 chromosome 14, ASM1759143v1, whole genome shotgun sequence genome. Proteins encoded here:
- the LOC123503412 gene encoding LOW QUALITY PROTEIN: thioredoxin reductase-like selenoprotein T homolog CG3887 (The sequence of the model RefSeq protein was modified relative to this genomic sequence to represent the inferred CDS: substituted 1 base at 1 genomic stop codon), coding for MASWGGAVRSGFGLSILTLVFLAVLPAAGGIKESHTLKFNNLMGPTLRVLYCYSXGYKKVFEQYANILREKYPEISILGDNYPPPDWKMWMAQMLGAAKLLFIVMIIAGINMWEWLGQETPSWWTWFVNNKIYACMMVFFLCNAIEGQLISTGAFEISFNDVPVWSKLETGRIPQPPELFQIIDNHVRFNQNSNTWSESI